The genomic segment GTGGCCCGCACTTGATAACATGTTTGTCTCTTTTTTTAGGCCTCTTAAGCAATGAAGTTTGATCAACATAAAAATCCATTgctatttcttttttaaaatggTTCAGCTTTGCCCGTTTTGCTCTATCTGCAATGATTCAACATAAACATGTCATCTGTAATGATGACTTTTAAAAGTCATCGCTAAATACCCAAAAACAATTATAacaatatcaacattaggagaaCATAAGGTATTAAATCAATTGAAAGAGGATTAGGCCGAGTTTtgaaaaactaacaaaaatttcgtttacGCATTAACCAAGAAGGTCCCACCATGTTAAACCGTGCTGAACTGTCGATtcgaatttgcaaattttgtgttATTTGCTATATAAATGTGTATGGGCAACAGCAAATGCATAACATTCGTTCATCGATTACTCAGCAATCAACATTGCAAAACATTTGTGTGACTTTAAGTTGGATTTCGTTGGATTAATAAGCAGAAAAATGGCTTTCAGATTTGTTGCCTTGTGTGCCCTTTTTGCTGTGGCTAATGCCGGTTATGCTCCCGTCACCAcctatgctgctgctgctccggTAGTCACCAAAGTGGTTAACCCCTCGGTGGATGCTGTTGCTTCGACCCAACAAAATGTGGTGCGGTCTTTCGGTGGTACCGTTTCACATTATTCCAAGTCTGTGCAGACTCCTTATTCCAGTGTGCACAAAGTTGATACCCGTATCAACAATAATGTCTACACTCCAGCTGTGGCCAAGACTGTGACTTATGCTGCTCCTGCTGTTACCAAGACTGTGGTTGCTCCTGCCGTCACCAAGACTGTCTACTCGCATGAAGCTCCTGCTGTCTACTCACATGCTGCCCCAGCTGTCTACTCTCATGCTGCCCCAGCTGTCTATGCTGCCCCTGCCGTCTCCAAGACTGTCTACTCTCATGAAGCTCCTGCTGTCTACTCTCATGCCGCTCCCGCTGTCTACTCTCATGCTGCTCCCGCTGTCTACTCTCATGCTGCTCCTGCTGTTGCCAAGACTGTCTACTCTCATGCCGCACCAGCTGTCTATGCTGCCCCTGCTGTTGCCAAGACTATCTACTCCCATGAAACTCCTGCTGTCTACTCTCATGCTGCTCCTGCTGTCTATGCTGCCCCCGCTGTTGCTAAGACTGTCAGTTATGCCGCTCCTGCTGCCACCACCACCTACAACCATGGTCCCGATGCCACCACCTACTCTCACAATGCTCCCGGTGTTACCGGCTATGGTAGCAGCCAAACTGTCCACTACTCACCAGCCAACATGGTCTCTCACATGAGCTTCGATGGTTTCGGTACCCACTGGGGATTCTAAAAAAGTTCACCAAATAGTGCGAATTGTTGATTGTTAGTCTtacttttaattaaataaaaattcaattgttGCTAATATTTAAACTAAACCTGTGTGTTCAATAAGTCAAATGAAAGGAGATATTGAAATGAGgattccgaaaaatttttctttttcaacttTCAAAATTAGTCAAGCATGAGTAGGACTCACCATTATCTCTTTCtcttcttatacataaaaatcaatttgtgtttctttgtgtgttccttatagactcagaaatggctgaaccgattttttttgaaatttccacagatggtgcataatgaccccgtggtgaaaatagggtactacatttttttttatatctgaagggggggcggaccctcccccttacccgaattttcagaaacgccagatctcggagatgggtggtgcgatttatgtgtgctctcatatagtaccctaaaaattaaattttggtatccaaattttggatggggtacctaagggggccgccccaccctacaacctaccaaacatatatttacaaaaatcataacaatatgggacttcaattaaaggtatttaggataagaaaacgtatctgatatccaattgccggaccaagtgctaggggggccaccccaagccccaaaacaaccctaaatcggagaatcggacatatttaccgaccatggcaatatgggattaaaatgaaaggtatttgcgagtagaatacgaatccgatatccaaatgtgggaccaagtttctgggggttcaacccttccccaaaacaccccccaaccaagacttctttactgaccatgggaatatggggcttaaataaaaggtatttgaatgtaaaatacgaatctgatatctaaatatgggaccaagtgtttggggggccgcctctcaccaaaaacatctcccaaaggggacaaatttacgaccattgcaatatggggctcaaatgaaaggtctttgggagtaaagcacgactttgatatcaagattcggaaaaagtgtctatggggccaccccccacccccacaacaccacccaaataggaagtagttgctgactattgcaatatgaggctcaaataagagggtttttagagtagaacacgaatccgatatatattttcaaggccaactcactgagtggccgcccatcccccaaaacacccccaagccggtcatgtatgctgactacggaaatatggggctcaaattaaaggtatttgggattagaccacgaatatgatatcaacattagggacgaactgtctaggggatgtcccaccaccagaacaaccccaaataggacgtatttgctcaccaagacaatttggatcttaatgaaagtggaactaaatattttaagtttttagggccaaccccaaactggacatatttgctgacttttgcaataaggagtttaaatgagattaggaaacgactttgatatccaatgaatttgaggccaatggcaatatggagttcaaataaatgatatttatatatatgagaatagagcacgttgctgatatacttTCCGGGCTTGGGGATTTTCCaatccccgaaacacccctaaatcgggcatatttacccagcatgtcaatgtggagattaaatgaaaggtactggggggtagagcaacaattgatacccactttcgggaccaattttctgggggtctaccactttcccaaaataccccacaaacagcaattgtttactgaccatcgcaatatggggctcaaataaaggtatatgggagtagaatacgaattttatatccaaatgcagGACTATGTAttgagggcatcacccctttcccaaaacaaccccaaaggaaacaaaattttcgaccatgccaatatgtggtttaaatgaaaggtatttgagattagaaaatgaatttgataagctatttcggtgccatgtgtttgggggaggcctcatcctgtaaactcctcttaagccaatgccaatatggggtttaaataaatggtatatgagagaagagcacgatgctgatattttttcagagccaagtatctgtgggaccacctctcccccgaaaacaccactaaatcagacatcatgagaatatcgggctgaaatgaagtattttgagaatggagtacacattacatccaaacttagaccaataaagatcatatgggattcagacaaaggcacttatattgttaaactcttagtcaagttagcatggtatttcactaaaagatctttaattgtcgaaaataaatattccaaggaaacttttgtgccatataaagtaaaagaaggcgcagcggagcgggcccgggtcagctagtacctGTTAAAATACTTactgttttcaatttcgtcgtagtcgcataataaatgcgcctgttacgggcTTACGATCTTAAATCggcttatcggtctatatggcagctatatgtaataaatacagtccgacatttatcatattcgttttgaATATCGGAGCCGCTTGTtcaacttcctgtttcaaatttcagcgaaatcggacagaatATGCAGCTTTTAgtgtcttaagaccctaaatcgtcagatcgggtCTGGAATGAATGcaaccgacggacagacacacggacatccttaaatcgtcctaaaatgttacgacgatcagaattttgtataccttgtagggtcggaaatggttatttcgatgtgcggtgggtataaaaatagagttaagaaattttcatttgatatggaGTTTCAACTTTTTTTGTGTTAGAGTGCCGGTGGCTGAGTTGGTAGCTTACTTCTCCAGATGATAAATTGGCGCACAGGTTTATGTATTAGCTACTAGCTGGTGTTTGTGTTTCCGGCtgtaaatatatccaaatctggaccgatttgggccaggtttcagaaaaatgtcaaagagcc from the Stomoxys calcitrans chromosome 1, idStoCalc2.1, whole genome shotgun sequence genome contains:
- the LOC106094609 gene encoding cuticle protein 16.5-like, whose product is MAFRFVALCALFAVANAGYAPVTTYAAAAPVVTKVVNPSVDAVASTQQNVVRSFGGTVSHYSKSVQTPYSSVHKVDTRINNNVYTPAVAKTVTYAAPAVTKTVVAPAVTKTVYSHEAPAVYSHAAPAVYSHAAPAVYAAPAVSKTVYSHEAPAVYSHAAPAVYSHAAPAVYSHAAPAVAKTVYSHAAPAVYAAPAVAKTIYSHETPAVYSHAAPAVYAAPAVAKTVSYAAPAATTTYNHGPDATTYSHNAPGVTGYGSSQTVHYSPANMVSHMSFDGFGTHWGF